A part of Magnetospirillum sp. ME-1 genomic DNA contains:
- the recJ gene encoding single-stranded-DNA-specific exonuclease RecJ produces MSHSQPAFLGVERSLSGRRWLARSGDERLALALSQRLGLPELVGRVLASRGVGLDEAEIFLNPTLKDLLPDPAHLKGMDQAVERLVRAVTGAETIGIFGDYDVDGATSSALLKNALDGMGARARVYIPDRIREGYGPNAPALLRLKDEGVGVVVTVDCGTTAFDALEAATQAGLDMIVVDHHVGEAALPAALAVINPNRLDETSPHGHMAAVGVAFLLAVGLNRGLKQAGWYASRPTPDLMRWLDLVALGTVCDVVPLVGVNRALVVQGLKVMARRGNVGLAALADVAGVKERPDSYTLGYVLGPRVNAGGRVGEAELGTRLMSTDDPAEAAEIARRLDGYNKDRQEIEAAVLLDAIEQVEGRPDDGRPLLVAAGENWHPGVIGIVAGRLKERYGRVACVVALEGDRGKGSGRSVPGLDLGSAIIAARQAGLLLAGGGHAMAAGFTVARDKLGALSDFLAERLQAQLEGDLVPLLELDGALDAGAAGIELVETLAQVGPFGSGNPEPRFAISGARIAKADVVGSGHVRLMLAGAGGKRLKAIAFRAADSEMGHALLSSAGAAFHLAGTLRVDTWQGNSSVQLIVDDAAIAR; encoded by the coding sequence ATGAGCCACAGCCAGCCCGCCTTCCTGGGGGTGGAGCGCTCGCTGTCCGGGCGGCGCTGGCTGGCGCGGTCCGGCGACGAGCGCCTCGCCCTGGCGCTGTCCCAGCGCCTCGGCCTGCCGGAACTGGTGGGCCGCGTCCTGGCGTCGCGTGGCGTGGGCCTGGACGAGGCTGAAATCTTCCTCAACCCGACGCTCAAGGACCTTTTGCCCGATCCCGCCCATCTGAAGGGCATGGATCAGGCGGTGGAGCGGCTGGTCCGGGCGGTGACCGGGGCCGAGACCATCGGCATCTTCGGCGATTACGACGTGGACGGCGCCACCTCGTCGGCGCTGCTGAAGAACGCGCTGGACGGCATGGGCGCCCGGGCGCGGGTCTATATCCCCGACCGCATCAGGGAAGGCTACGGCCCCAACGCGCCCGCTTTGCTGCGCCTCAAGGACGAAGGGGTCGGCGTGGTGGTCACCGTGGATTGCGGCACCACCGCCTTCGACGCCCTGGAAGCCGCCACCCAGGCCGGCCTCGACATGATCGTCGTCGACCACCATGTGGGCGAGGCGGCGCTACCCGCCGCCCTGGCGGTGATCAACCCCAACCGCCTGGACGAGACCAGCCCCCACGGCCACATGGCCGCCGTGGGCGTCGCCTTCCTGCTGGCGGTGGGGCTCAACCGCGGCCTGAAGCAGGCCGGTTGGTACGCCAGCCGCCCCACCCCCGATCTGATGCGCTGGCTCGATCTGGTGGCGCTGGGCACCGTCTGCGACGTGGTGCCCCTGGTGGGGGTCAACCGCGCTTTGGTGGTGCAGGGGCTGAAAGTGATGGCCAGGCGCGGCAATGTGGGCCTCGCCGCCCTGGCCGACGTGGCCGGGGTCAAGGAGCGCCCGGATTCCTACACCCTGGGCTACGTCCTGGGGCCGCGGGTCAATGCCGGCGGCCGGGTGGGCGAGGCCGAGCTGGGCACCCGGCTGATGTCCACCGACGACCCGGCCGAGGCCGCCGAGATCGCCCGCCGGCTGGACGGCTACAACAAGGACCGCCAGGAGATCGAGGCCGCCGTGCTTCTCGACGCCATCGAGCAGGTGGAAGGCCGCCCCGACGACGGCCGCCCCCTTTTGGTCGCGGCGGGCGAGAACTGGCATCCGGGTGTCATCGGCATCGTCGCCGGGCGGCTCAAGGAACGCTACGGCCGCGTCGCCTGCGTCGTCGCCCTGGAAGGCGACCGCGGCAAGGGCTCGGGCCGCTCGGTACCGGGCCTGGATCTGGGCTCGGCCATCATCGCGGCGCGCCAGGCGGGCCTGTTGCTGGCCGGCGGCGGCCACGCCATGGCCGCCGGCTTCACCGTGGCCCGCGACAAGCTGGGCGCCCTGTCCGACTTCCTGGCCGAACGCCTGCAGGCCCAGCTGGAAGGCGATCTGGTGCCACTCCTCGAACTGGACGGCGCACTCGACGCCGGCGCGGCGGGCATCGAACTGGTGGAGACCCTGGCGCAAGTCGGTCCCTTCGGCTCGGGCAACCCGGAACCGCGCTTCGCCATCTCGGGCGCCCGTATCGCCAAGGCCGACGTGGTGGGCTCGGGCCATGTGCGCCTGATGCTGGCGGGCGCCGGCGGCAAGCGCCTGAAAGCCATCGCCTTCCGCGCCGCCGATTCCGAGATGGGTCACGCCCTGCTGTCCTCGGCCGGCGCCGCCTTCCACCTGGCCGGAACGCTCCGCGTCGATACCTGGCAGGGCAATTCCTCGGTCCAATTGATCGTCGATGACGCGGCAATCGCCCGCTGA
- a CDS encoding homoserine dehydrogenase, producing the protein MTKANPLKIAIAGLGTVGGGTVQLLHDQAEVLAARAGRPLALVGAAALEKPAGLPLDGVTFFADARDMAKTCDYDVLVELIGGAKGIALDVVKTALERGKSVVTANKAMIAHHGIELARLAEAKGGNIGFEASVGGGIPVIKSLREGLAGNRVTKVMGILNGTCNYILTTMRDSGRDFSDVLAEAQALGYAEADPSFDIDGTDTAHKLAILASLAFAMPVNIDAVSCEGIRNVSALDIRYADELGYRIKLLGVASSSDKGVETRVYPAMVPLSFPLAHVSGPFNAIVTEGDFVGRTVLEGRGAGARPTASAVVADLMDLATGRVMPTFGLAVDALKPRAAAPAGAHRSAYYIRLMVRDEPGVFADVAAALKAEKVSMEQIIQRGRAPSEVVPVVMTVHETDEASMLRAVDRIRALVSVTDLQLIRIESL; encoded by the coding sequence ATGACCAAAGCCAATCCCCTCAAGATCGCCATCGCCGGCCTGGGCACCGTCGGCGGCGGCACCGTGCAACTGCTGCACGATCAGGCCGAAGTGCTGGCCGCCCGCGCCGGGCGCCCGTTGGCCCTGGTGGGCGCCGCCGCCCTGGAGAAGCCCGCCGGGCTGCCGCTGGACGGGGTGACCTTCTTCGCCGACGCCCGCGACATGGCCAAGACTTGTGACTACGACGTGCTGGTCGAACTGATCGGCGGCGCCAAGGGCATCGCGCTCGACGTGGTCAAGACGGCGCTGGAGCGGGGCAAGAGCGTGGTCACCGCCAACAAGGCCATGATCGCCCACCACGGAATCGAGCTGGCCCGCCTGGCCGAGGCCAAGGGCGGCAATATCGGCTTCGAAGCCAGCGTCGGCGGCGGCATCCCCGTCATCAAGTCCCTGCGCGAGGGCCTGGCCGGCAACCGCGTCACTAAGGTGATGGGCATCCTCAACGGCACCTGCAACTACATCCTCACCACCATGCGCGATTCGGGGCGCGACTTTTCCGACGTGCTGGCCGAGGCCCAGGCGCTGGGCTATGCCGAGGCCGACCCCAGCTTCGATATCGACGGCACCGACACCGCCCACAAGCTGGCCATCCTGGCCAGCCTCGCCTTCGCCATGCCGGTCAACATCGACGCCGTGTCGTGCGAGGGCATCCGCAACGTTTCGGCGCTCGACATCCGCTATGCCGACGAGCTTGGCTACCGCATCAAGCTCTTGGGCGTCGCCTCGTCGTCGGACAAGGGCGTCGAGACCCGCGTCTATCCCGCCATGGTGCCGCTCAGCTTCCCGCTGGCCCATGTGAGCGGCCCCTTCAACGCCATCGTCACCGAAGGCGACTTCGTCGGCCGCACCGTGCTGGAAGGCCGGGGCGCCGGCGCGCGGCCCACCGCGTCGGCCGTGGTCGCCGACCTGATGGACCTGGCCACCGGCCGGGTCATGCCCACCTTCGGCCTTGCGGTCGATGCGCTGAAGCCCCGCGCGGCCGCGCCGGCCGGGGCGCATCGCAGCGCCTATTACATCCGCCTGATGGTCAGGGACGAGCCCGGCGTGTTCGCCGACGTGGCCGCCGCGCTGAAGGCCGAGAAGGTTTCCATGGAGCAGATCATCCAGCGCGGCCGCGCGCCGTCCGAGGTGGTCCCCGTGGTGATGACCGTGCACGAAACAGACGAAGCCTCCATGCTGCGCGCCGTGGATCGCATCCGGGCGCTGGTCTCGGTCACCGACCTGCAGCTGATCCGCATCGAGTCCCTGTAA
- a CDS encoding OmpA family protein, with the protein MTDSRRDFLLRFAATALAAAGAGCDSQVEAVDESLSARDRPLVVYGPPPRHGGLKAPREVEINFASGSLELDAKARAILDELAEMLRRDLDQPVILDGHADQQGSREYNLAVSERRLTVVQNYLIERAGGPRRFITRAFGRERPKVAGTSKAAMAANRRVVIRLEPY; encoded by the coding sequence ATGACCGACAGCCGACGTGACTTCCTGCTGCGCTTCGCCGCCACCGCCCTGGCCGCCGCCGGGGCGGGATGCGACTCCCAGGTCGAGGCGGTGGACGAATCCCTGTCGGCGCGCGACCGTCCCCTGGTGGTCTACGGCCCGCCGCCCCGCCATGGGGGTCTGAAGGCTCCGCGCGAGGTCGAGATCAATTTCGCCAGCGGCAGCCTGGAGCTCGACGCCAAGGCCCGGGCCATCCTGGATGAACTGGCCGAGATGCTGCGGCGCGACCTGGATCAGCCGGTCATTCTGGACGGGCATGCGGACCAGCAGGGCAGCCGGGAATACAATCTGGCGGTGAGCGAGCGCCGGCTCACGGTGGTTCAGAACTATCTGATCGAGCGGGCGGGCGGGCCCAGGCGTTTCATCACCCGGGCCTTCGGCCGGGAGCGGCCCAAGGTCGCCGGGACCAGCAAGGCGGCCATGGCCGCCAACCGGCGGGTGGTGATCCGGCTGGAGCCCTATTGA
- a CDS encoding radical SAM protein, with protein sequence MDRRDALADTLERFIAAKDRLADEHPLRYLFWESTLRCNLACRHCGSDCLRDNSTRHRELPPETVKRELAAIARAYDPHAITFAIIGGEPLIRGDIEEVGAFAAHLGFAWGITTNGMLLDGARLASLKAAGLSTLSVSLDGLEADHDALRQFPGAFRKVSGALELLVADPFYDAFDVICCVSSLNIDRLEPFVDHLATLGVPQVRFTPVFSRGRAGRGSGLMLSGAQYRQLLAFVAESRQRRSDIKVTLSEEGYWGPNWECRVREGLHYCGSGTVIASILHDGGVTGCPSVSRRFSEGSIRETPFLDLWQGGFGRFRRGRRHMAPAACGACDHWDLCEGGGFHLFDPEDSQVLHCGLEKIGERRGCDDRQPT encoded by the coding sequence ATGGATCGCCGGGACGCCTTGGCCGACACGCTGGAGCGCTTCATCGCCGCCAAGGACAGGCTGGCGGACGAGCATCCGCTGCGCTACCTGTTCTGGGAATCGACGCTGCGCTGCAATCTCGCCTGCCGCCATTGCGGCAGCGACTGCCTGCGCGACAATTCCACCCGCCACCGGGAATTGCCGCCGGAAACCGTCAAGCGGGAGCTGGCGGCCATCGCGCGGGCTTACGATCCCCATGCCATCACCTTCGCCATCATCGGCGGCGAGCCCTTGATCCGTGGCGATATCGAGGAGGTGGGGGCGTTTGCCGCCCATCTCGGCTTCGCCTGGGGGATCACCACCAACGGCATGCTGCTGGACGGGGCGCGGCTGGCCTCGCTCAAGGCGGCGGGGCTTTCGACCCTCTCGGTCAGCCTCGACGGGCTGGAAGCCGACCACGATGCCCTGCGCCAGTTCCCGGGCGCTTTCCGCAAGGTCTCGGGCGCGCTGGAGCTTCTGGTGGCCGATCCCTTCTACGACGCCTTCGACGTCATCTGCTGTGTCAGTTCGCTGAACATCGACCGGCTGGAGCCCTTCGTCGATCATCTCGCCACCCTGGGCGTGCCGCAGGTGCGCTTCACCCCGGTGTTCTCGCGCGGGCGGGCGGGGCGGGGGTCGGGGCTGATGCTGTCGGGGGCGCAATACCGGCAATTGCTGGCCTTCGTCGCCGAGTCCCGCCAGCGGCGGAGCGACATCAAGGTGACGCTGAGCGAGGAAGGCTATTGGGGCCCCAACTGGGAATGCCGGGTGCGCGAAGGCCTGCATTATTGCGGTTCGGGCACGGTGATCGCCTCGATCCTGCATGACGGCGGCGTCACCGGCTGTCCCAGCGTCTCGCGCCGCTTTTCCGAAGGCTCCATCCGCGAAACCCCCTTTCTGGATCTGTGGCAAGGCGGGTTCGGGCGTTTCCGCCGGGGCCGCCGCCACATGGCGCCCGCCGCCTGCGGGGCCTGCGACCACTGGGACCTGTGCGAAGGCGGCGGCTTTCATCTGTTCGACCCCGAGGATTCCCAGGTGCTCCATTGCGGCCTGGAAAAGATCGGCGAAAGGAGAGGGTGTGATGACCGACAGCCGACGTGA
- the glpX gene encoding class II fructose-bisphosphatase, translating into MSIYSATLPVLDRNLALEVVRVTEASALAAARQTGRGDERAADQAACSAMQHALNGLAMEGVIVNGEGDDSNQPLHTGEKVGTGKGPKVDIVLTALEGRSICARGAHNALSVVAMTEEGSFLKVPQHSYMEKIVIGAGLPAGLLDLDATPEENLSRLAEAKGLAISELTVSVLDRPRHGELIERLYAAGVRVTLFDDGDVSGALAAGLPGSGVDVYMGSGGAAQGVLAAAGLKCLGAQMQTRLLCRSEADHAAARRVGIADTRRKWNIDDMVRGEVMFAATGITDGHVLKGARLFPGNRAESHSLVMRSATGTIRYLSVQHDLNRSHLPA; encoded by the coding sequence ATGTCCATCTATTCCGCCACCCTGCCCGTTCTCGACCGTAATCTGGCGCTGGAGGTCGTGCGCGTCACCGAGGCCAGCGCGCTGGCCGCCGCCCGCCAGACCGGACGCGGCGACGAGCGCGCCGCCGATCAGGCCGCCTGCTCGGCCATGCAGCATGCGCTCAACGGCCTGGCCATGGAGGGCGTCATCGTCAACGGCGAGGGCGACGATTCCAACCAGCCGCTGCACACCGGCGAGAAGGTGGGCACCGGCAAGGGCCCCAAGGTCGATATCGTGCTGACCGCGCTGGAGGGCCGCTCCATCTGCGCGCGCGGCGCCCACAACGCGCTGTCCGTGGTGGCCATGACCGAGGAAGGCAGCTTCCTCAAGGTGCCGCAGCACTCCTACATGGAAAAGATCGTCATCGGCGCCGGCCTGCCCGCCGGCCTGCTGGACCTGGACGCCACACCGGAAGAGAACCTGTCGCGGCTGGCCGAGGCCAAGGGCCTCGCCATCTCGGAACTGACCGTCAGCGTTCTCGACCGTCCCCGCCACGGCGAATTGATCGAGCGCCTCTACGCCGCCGGCGTGCGGGTCACCCTGTTCGACGACGGCGACGTGTCGGGCGCGCTGGCCGCCGGCCTGCCCGGCTCGGGCGTCGACGTCTACATGGGATCGGGCGGGGCGGCCCAGGGCGTGCTGGCCGCCGCCGGGCTGAAATGCCTGGGCGCCCAGATGCAGACCCGCCTGCTGTGCCGCTCGGAAGCCGACCACGCCGCCGCCCGCCGGGTCGGCATCGCCGACACGCGGCGCAAGTGGAACATCGACGACATGGTGAGGGGCGAAGTGATGTTCGCCGCCACCGGCATCACCGACGGCCATGTGCTGAAAGGGGCCCGCCTGTTCCCCGGCAACCGGGCGGAAAGCCATTCCCTGGTCATGCGCTCGGCCACCGGCACCATCCGCTACTTAAGCGTCCAGCACGACCTCAACCGAAGCCATCTGCCCGCATGA
- a CDS encoding LL-diaminopimelate aminotransferase produces MSSQHDFHRIKRLPPYVFAEVNAMKARARAAGEDIIDFGMGNPDQPTPPHIVDKLVEAARNPRAHRYSMSRGIPGLRKALSAYYQRRFAVDIDPEAECIVTLGSKEGLANLANAITSPGDIVLVPNPSYPIHPYGFIIAGGSCRFVPVTPDAEFLKALDRAVRHSVPKPIALVLNYPSNPTALLADLDFYGQVVEFCRHHGIWILSDLAYSEIYFDVAPPPSILQIPGAKDIAVEFTSMSKTYNMPGWRIGFAAGNKTLIAALGRIKSYLDYGAFTPIQVAATAALNGPQDCVDEIRALYKGRRDALIEGLAAAGWDIPSPPATMFAWAPIPKAFAHLGSLEFSKLLMREAQVAVAPGIGFGEYGDSHVRIGLVENVQRTRQAVRNIKTFLGNTGQVLEASEKQRMAGPQR; encoded by the coding sequence ATGAGCAGCCAGCACGACTTCCATCGGATCAAGCGTCTTCCGCCCTATGTGTTCGCCGAAGTGAACGCCATGAAGGCCCGCGCCCGGGCCGCCGGCGAGGACATCATCGATTTCGGCATGGGCAATCCCGATCAGCCGACGCCGCCCCACATCGTCGACAAGCTGGTGGAGGCCGCCCGCAATCCCCGCGCCCACCGCTATTCCATGAGCCGCGGCATTCCGGGCCTCAGGAAGGCGCTGTCGGCCTATTACCAGCGCCGCTTCGCCGTGGACATCGACCCCGAGGCCGAGTGCATCGTGACCCTGGGCTCCAAGGAGGGGCTGGCCAATCTGGCCAACGCCATCACCAGCCCCGGCGACATCGTGCTGGTGCCCAATCCCAGCTATCCCATCCACCCTTACGGCTTCATCATCGCCGGCGGGTCGTGCCGCTTCGTGCCGGTGACCCCCGACGCCGAATTCCTGAAGGCCCTGGACCGCGCCGTGCGCCATTCGGTGCCCAAGCCCATCGCCCTGGTGCTGAACTATCCCAGCAATCCCACCGCGCTGCTGGCCGATCTCGACTTCTACGGCCAGGTGGTGGAGTTCTGCCGCCATCACGGCATCTGGATCCTGTCGGACCTGGCCTATTCGGAAATCTATTTCGACGTGGCGCCCCCGCCCTCGATCCTGCAGATTCCCGGCGCCAAGGACATCGCGGTCGAGTTCACCTCCATGAGCAAGACCTACAACATGCCGGGCTGGCGCATCGGTTTCGCGGCGGGCAACAAGACGCTGATCGCCGCCCTGGGGCGCATCAAGAGCTATCTCGATTACGGCGCCTTCACCCCCATCCAGGTGGCGGCCACGGCGGCGCTGAACGGCCCGCAGGATTGCGTCGACGAGATCCGCGCGCTGTACAAGGGCCGCCGCGACGCGCTGATCGAGGGCCTCGCCGCCGCCGGCTGGGACATCCCCAGCCCGCCGGCCACCATGTTCGCCTGGGCCCCCATCCCCAAGGCCTTCGCCCATCTGGGATCGCTGGAATTCTCCAAGCTCCTGATGCGCGAGGCCCAGGTGGCGGTGGCGCCGGGCATCGGCTTCGGCGAATACGGCGATTCCCACGTCCGCATCGGATTGGTGGAAAACGTCCAGCGCACCCGTCAGGCGGTGCGCAACATCAAGACCTTCCTCGGCAACACCGGACAGGTGCTCGAGGCTTCCGAAAAACAGCGCATGGCAGGACCCCAACGATGA
- a CDS encoding methyl-accepting chemotaxis protein has protein sequence MLAMIANTRILIKVFVAPAILIISMLVLGVVFHFAMARQNAAMDSMVNTSFANSRAAAELDGMAATIESNLYRILGWKAAKEDKDKIVQLDKQLNADVKAFSDKANALLKAMSADPAMAKRVKDYVLAAGDVLGMYDSDHITALSMMGATELEYDGLRAELQGLTTKAATRAAEDYRDTLALAAATEVDYALVLAIFLLVGALATFAMGRMIAGPVTEITQVMGRLAGDDLEVPVPFLDRKDEIAEMAAAVEVFKANKRRAHELEQAQRADQEAKEQRRISLEQHAARFEASVTGTLEAVVAASGHMQKTAGEMADTSETVKHQSEAVSNAAAQASDNVNSVAAGAEELSASIKEIGRRVSHSSAMARTAAQESEQANDIVRGLAEAASRIGEVVDLINSIAAQTNLLALNATIEAARAGEAGKGFAVVAGEVKTLASQTARATDEIASQIAVVQSRTNSAVEAIAHISGTITEIDAIAAEIAQAVDQQDAATQEIARNVQQAAVGALTVTDSIQSVSAATSSSGRIATDVLDSARQLAAKADSLHHEVDSFLAAIKDEEQYSHSDDLVYAEYVRDGAATLAQRLEEAVRRGEIEYDQLFDEAYQPIPGTKPQQVTTRFTELTDRLFPEIQEKALTQFPKAVFCVGVDRNGYLPTHNAKFSQAQGSDPVWNDANCRNRRMFTDPTGLAAARNTDKPSLVQTYRRQMGDKSVLMIDVSSPIMIRGRHWGALRMGYAV, from the coding sequence ATGCTCGCGATGATCGCCAACACCCGGATTCTCATCAAGGTGTTCGTCGCACCGGCCATCCTGATCATATCGATGCTGGTTCTGGGCGTGGTTTTCCACTTCGCCATGGCGCGGCAGAACGCGGCCATGGACAGCATGGTCAACACCTCGTTCGCCAACAGCCGCGCCGCCGCCGAACTGGACGGCATGGCGGCCACCATCGAATCCAACCTCTACCGCATCCTGGGATGGAAGGCGGCCAAGGAGGACAAGGACAAGATCGTCCAACTGGACAAGCAGCTGAACGCCGACGTCAAGGCCTTCAGCGACAAGGCCAACGCCCTGCTCAAGGCCATGTCGGCCGATCCGGCCATGGCCAAGCGGGTCAAGGATTACGTCCTGGCGGCCGGCGACGTTCTGGGCATGTACGACAGCGACCACATCACCGCGCTGTCCATGATGGGCGCCACCGAACTCGAGTATGACGGCCTGCGCGCCGAGTTGCAGGGACTGACCACCAAGGCCGCTACCCGCGCCGCCGAAGACTACCGCGACACCTTGGCCCTGGCCGCCGCCACCGAGGTGGATTACGCCCTGGTGCTGGCCATCTTCCTGCTGGTCGGGGCGCTGGCCACCTTCGCCATGGGCCGCATGATCGCCGGACCGGTGACCGAGATCACCCAGGTGATGGGCCGGCTGGCCGGCGACGACCTGGAGGTTCCCGTCCCCTTCCTCGACCGGAAGGACGAGATCGCCGAGATGGCCGCCGCCGTCGAGGTGTTCAAGGCCAACAAGCGCCGCGCCCACGAGTTGGAGCAGGCCCAGCGGGCCGACCAGGAGGCCAAGGAGCAGCGCCGCATCTCGCTGGAACAGCACGCCGCCCGTTTCGAGGCCAGCGTCACCGGCACCCTGGAGGCGGTAGTCGCCGCCAGCGGCCACATGCAAAAGACCGCCGGCGAGATGGCCGACACCTCCGAGACGGTGAAGCATCAGTCCGAAGCGGTGTCCAACGCCGCCGCCCAGGCGTCCGACAACGTCAATTCGGTGGCGGCCGGAGCCGAGGAACTGTCGGCCTCCATCAAGGAGATCGGCCGCCGGGTCAGCCATTCCAGCGCCATGGCGCGCACCGCCGCCCAGGAATCCGAGCAAGCCAACGACATCGTGCGCGGCCTGGCCGAAGCGGCCAGCCGCATCGGCGAGGTGGTGGACCTGATCAACTCCATCGCCGCCCAGACCAACCTGCTGGCGCTTAACGCCACCATCGAGGCGGCAAGGGCGGGCGAGGCCGGAAAAGGCTTTGCTGTCGTGGCGGGCGAGGTCAAGACCCTGGCCAGCCAGACCGCCAGGGCCACCGACGAGATCGCCAGCCAGATCGCCGTGGTGCAGAGCCGCACCAATTCGGCGGTGGAGGCCATCGCCCATATCAGCGGCACCATCACCGAGATCGACGCCATCGCCGCCGAGATCGCCCAGGCGGTGGACCAGCAAGACGCCGCCACCCAGGAAATCGCCCGCAACGTCCAGCAGGCCGCCGTGGGCGCGCTGACCGTCACCGATTCCATCCAGTCGGTGAGCGCCGCCACCTCGTCCAGCGGCCGCATCGCCACCGACGTGCTGGATTCCGCCCGCCAGCTGGCGGCCAAGGCCGATTCGCTCCACCACGAGGTGGATTCCTTCCTGGCCGCCATCAAGGACGAGGAGCAGTACTCCCACTCCGACGATCTGGTCTACGCCGAGTATGTGCGCGACGGCGCCGCCACCTTGGCTCAGCGCCTGGAAGAAGCGGTGCGCAGGGGCGAGATCGAATACGACCAGCTGTTCGACGAGGCCTACCAGCCCATCCCCGGCACCAAGCCGCAGCAGGTGACCACCCGCTTCACCGAGTTGACCGACCGCCTGTTCCCGGAGATTCAGGAAAAGGCCCTGACCCAGTTCCCCAAGGCGGTGTTCTGTGTCGGCGTGGACCGCAACGGCTACCTTCCCACCCACAACGCCAAGTTCTCTCAAGCCCAGGGAAGCGACCCGGTGTGGAACGACGCCAATTGCCGCAACCGCCGCATGTTCACCGATCCCACCGGACTGGCCGCCGCCCGCAATACGGACAAGCCGTCCCTGGTCCAGACCTATCGGCGGCAGATGGGCGACAAGAGCGTGCTGATGATCGACGTGTCGTCACCCATCATGATCCGGGGCCGCCATTGGGGCGCCTTGCGCATGGGCTACGCGGTCTAG